In the Candidatus Electrothrix rattekaaiensis genome, one interval contains:
- the rsmI gene encoding 16S rRNA (cytidine(1402)-2'-O)-methyltransferase, whose protein sequence is MKTVQHVQERGSLYIVATPIGNLADISQRMQDILSSVHLIACEDTRHTGKMLAHLGIKADLMSYHKENEQQKTAYLLDKLCQGIDIALVSDAGTPGISDPGAFLVQGARQKGVSVTPIPGPSALATALSVSGIQGSGFYFGGFLAPKTGDRTKQLHALKAFNCPLVFYEAPHRINATLKDCLRVLGDREAQLFRELTKLHEEHLSGHLSKLLELTSGRVRGELVLIINGQPESHEERPENINELILWYRDKGQTSLKDAVRLISRDLDISRSQVYRQALSVWND, encoded by the coding sequence ATGAAAACCGTACAACACGTACAGGAGCGAGGCTCGCTATACATTGTGGCGACGCCCATTGGCAATCTTGCCGACATCAGTCAACGTATGCAGGATATTCTTTCGTCTGTGCATCTCATTGCCTGCGAGGATACCCGCCATACCGGTAAAATGCTGGCGCACCTAGGCATCAAGGCTGATCTCATGAGCTATCACAAGGAAAATGAGCAACAAAAAACAGCCTACCTGCTTGACAAACTCTGCCAGGGCATTGATATTGCGTTGGTTTCCGATGCCGGAACTCCGGGGATCTCCGATCCGGGTGCTTTTCTGGTCCAGGGGGCACGGCAGAAAGGCGTTTCTGTTACCCCCATTCCCGGCCCCTCAGCCCTAGCAACAGCCCTCTCTGTTTCTGGAATCCAAGGTTCTGGCTTTTATTTCGGCGGATTTCTGGCACCTAAAACAGGAGATCGAACAAAGCAGCTCCATGCGCTTAAAGCCTTTAACTGCCCCTTGGTCTTTTACGAGGCCCCTCACCGCATTAACGCAACCCTAAAGGACTGTCTCCGTGTTCTCGGGGATCGTGAGGCTCAGCTGTTTCGAGAGTTGACAAAGCTCCACGAAGAGCATCTTTCTGGCCATCTTTCCAAACTTCTTGAACTCACCAGCGGTAGGGTACGGGGTGAACTGGTTCTGATCATCAACGGTCAGCCGGAATCCCATGAGGAACGTCCGGAAAATATCAACGAGTTGATCCTCTGGTACCGAGATAAAGGGCAAACCTCACTCAAGGATGCAGTTCGGCTCATTTCCAGGGACTTGGATATTTCACGATCACAGGTCTATCGCCAGGCATTATCTGTATGGAATGATTGA
- a CDS encoding chemotaxis protein CheW, translated as MRELLLLDLAGFRCGVWKEDILSHEEQIIHWLTDNNGAVTAIAMMGAHPVSLADLSYCIGLASASRRAGGYPVLVPADHDLSVSFVVEQEVGEVQVPSSAVFSLPAYLQTPFIDSCVQLDGKFDGQLVPLINIQAVHCRISAGEYTPPTPQFCLPVLKEDKEKEDKEKRTPSLGPLRVFTCKKKSFAASADYFSSELAQSPGCLTCLPLMPEFVRGITLHNNQVLTVLDIRRYLQLSSDVEGDEEKWLIGAVEGQGFAFVVDADQGLLPANSASLAALPLLVRSDWQQSVVLHARKIIPVLDFRELLAKPLDKCSQALPQDLHSDGRFEAVFGKQQVKIVEFSILKMSHALPDLEVLDIIPFSHCQRLAGTKGLVAGVTLYRKELLPVLDLARCFGRESSPGPAWKLLLVCNGDFRVLVLVEDVLGKRLLNVSEQRALPFTAPHSSVYGCYPVDGRVGLIFNIPALAVYFDEEQISKLFFFADDLLPPPVNDAEKDLEEQEDEQKNEVFPESFFSASGRENSAADQNSGKNVSVLLTEEQDSLVQSVVAAMLSRKEDDEDDALYAGEEERQHDQDSGESISVLLTEERDSLVQSVVAAMLSQKKERPKSEREATGGAAEAASEMASHLSEPAPDSEEFRKPSSVSVEILSKEGEHPSEAEGDALFSYEENTYENGTSRAADAPPQASPVLLTEEQDNLITSTLASMLLREQKGEGEGEETSVPEINEELGEEQEVDVFSEKSQSLAESLTESQEVARFLSVSDEPLLEDSEQLAAAQPDKEEENNFVESKGEYGDASPHNFVDTDIEELSQTGHTEGKKEQEHVDISGDSFSDTPERTAEQEKACLSSLDEAVPVVPSEESLVAFQDSLQEDGEGRAEELVEKDVSTPAKEREGDAVVDELACATGEEVPLVPTTLSTTWDVFEDADSFPELKDFVRQISGTQQDDSPLTMPPADFVKQVRFPTLSSPDPRKIKEQLDKARQKERDILFWKAEHEQEEPPDIQPWGDEKRNRSTLWILFFLLGLVSVFFLWLFVFRDQEIYRGKEIKPNSAPSEINKGVPPLIQDIVPERKEGERAKSLQKSKPESPVVHSPTLSESKLAVEDQSAQATSEQISTGSPVEGFPEKIKHGSEIFSENDGKQQRTTDPKELGQEQGEEDLVESVHEDNEKPEARTSGHVSDTSDDGVADDVTPKSAVAVKKGFVEGAIGTSSDDGEKGSNVPERVPEGVTAASQKRGKVAEDFAQAKVDEKRVEQQLPASVAHSSQNISANIVGDGQEVQETQETAVKSLPEVGVVGLAGDQSKERVEDRATVSKGEKDLFGNVSEDDEKPEALSSDHVSDTSDDGVADDVTPKSAVAVKKGFVEGAIGTSSDDGEEESQGDSVPERVSEGVPAASGKRGKVAEEVAQAKVDEKRVEQQLPASVAHSSQDISANIVGDGQEVQETQETAVKSLPEVGVVGLAGDQSKERTTLADQQKTLLMSPINGTSTHHTVSKGDTLWEISEQYTGSGFNYPDVAKKNKITNPDLIYPNQQVTLPAKK; from the coding sequence ATGAGAGAGCTTCTGCTGCTTGACCTTGCCGGGTTTCGTTGCGGTGTCTGGAAGGAGGATATTCTTTCTCATGAAGAACAGATCATCCACTGGCTGACAGACAATAACGGAGCCGTGACCGCTATCGCCATGATGGGTGCGCATCCGGTGAGCTTGGCAGATCTTTCGTATTGTATCGGACTGGCTTCTGCATCACGTAGAGCCGGAGGATATCCGGTGCTCGTTCCTGCTGATCATGATCTCTCTGTCAGCTTTGTTGTGGAGCAGGAAGTGGGCGAGGTTCAGGTGCCCTCTTCTGCTGTGTTCTCTCTGCCCGCCTATCTGCAAACTCCCTTCATAGACAGTTGTGTCCAGCTTGACGGAAAATTTGACGGACAGCTTGTCCCGCTGATCAATATCCAGGCTGTCCATTGCCGGATATCGGCGGGTGAATATACACCGCCGACACCGCAATTCTGCCTCCCTGTCCTTAAAGAGGACAAAGAAAAAGAGGACAAAGAAAAAAGAACGCCCTCACTCGGCCCTCTCAGAGTTTTTACCTGCAAGAAGAAATCCTTTGCTGCTTCAGCTGATTATTTTTCTTCAGAGCTGGCTCAGTCCCCTGGTTGTCTAACGTGCCTTCCGCTGATGCCGGAATTTGTGCGAGGCATCACCCTGCACAATAATCAGGTACTCACGGTCCTTGATATCCGTAGATACTTACAGCTCTCATCAGACGTAGAAGGAGATGAGGAAAAATGGCTCATCGGTGCAGTCGAAGGGCAGGGCTTTGCCTTTGTTGTTGATGCTGACCAAGGATTGCTGCCTGCGAATTCTGCTTCTCTTGCGGCATTGCCCTTATTGGTTCGATCTGACTGGCAGCAGAGCGTGGTGCTCCATGCTCGAAAGATTATCCCTGTACTTGATTTTAGAGAACTGCTCGCCAAGCCACTGGATAAATGCTCGCAAGCATTACCTCAGGATTTGCACTCAGATGGACGTTTTGAGGCCGTGTTTGGTAAGCAACAGGTTAAGATCGTAGAATTCTCCATCCTTAAAATGAGCCATGCGTTGCCTGATCTTGAAGTGCTGGATATTATTCCGTTCAGCCACTGTCAGCGTTTGGCTGGGACCAAAGGGCTTGTTGCCGGTGTCACCCTGTACAGAAAAGAATTATTGCCGGTTTTGGATCTGGCACGATGTTTCGGTCGGGAATCCAGCCCAGGCCCGGCCTGGAAGCTGTTGCTGGTTTGTAATGGCGACTTTCGTGTCTTGGTCTTGGTTGAAGACGTACTCGGCAAGCGCTTACTCAATGTCAGCGAACAGCGCGCACTCCCCTTTACAGCTCCGCATTCTTCCGTGTATGGCTGTTACCCGGTAGATGGTCGAGTGGGCCTGATTTTTAATATCCCGGCCTTGGCCGTGTATTTTGATGAGGAACAGATAAGTAAGTTATTCTTTTTTGCGGATGACCTGCTGCCGCCTCCGGTAAACGATGCCGAGAAGGATCTTGAGGAACAGGAAGACGAGCAGAAAAACGAAGTATTTCCCGAGTCATTCTTTTCCGCATCCGGCAGGGAAAATTCCGCTGCTGACCAGAACTCGGGGAAGAATGTTTCGGTTCTGCTCACAGAAGAACAGGACTCGCTGGTGCAGTCTGTTGTGGCCGCAATGCTCAGTCGGAAAGAAGACGATGAAGACGATGCACTGTATGCGGGGGAAGAAGAGCGTCAGCATGATCAGGACTCGGGAGAGAGCATTTCGGTTCTGCTCACAGAAGAGCGGGACTCGCTGGTGCAGTCTGTTGTGGCGGCAATGCTCAGTCAGAAAAAAGAGCGACCTAAGAGTGAGAGAGAGGCTACTGGCGGAGCTGCGGAGGCGGCTTCCGAAATGGCTTCTCATTTATCGGAACCTGCTCCTGATTCGGAAGAATTCCGCAAACCGAGTTCTGTTTCGGTCGAGATCCTTTCCAAAGAGGGCGAGCATCCCTCAGAGGCTGAAGGCGATGCTCTTTTTTCTTATGAAGAGAACACATACGAGAATGGAACGTCACGAGCGGCTGATGCACCTCCGCAGGCATCGCCTGTCCTGTTGACAGAAGAGCAGGATAATTTGATTACGTCCACCTTGGCATCAATGTTATTGAGAGAGCAGAAGGGTGAGGGTGAAGGTGAGGAAACGAGCGTCCCTGAAATTAACGAAGAGTTGGGAGAGGAACAGGAGGTTGATGTATTTTCTGAGAAATCGCAAAGTCTTGCTGAATCGCTTACTGAGTCGCAAGAGGTTGCGAGATTTTTATCGGTATCTGATGAGCCGCTTCTCGAAGACAGTGAACAACTGGCAGCAGCTCAACCGGATAAAGAAGAAGAAAATAATTTTGTTGAGAGCAAGGGTGAATATGGGGATGCATCTCCTCACAATTTTGTTGATACTGACATTGAAGAGCTGAGTCAAACTGGTCATACTGAAGGGAAGAAGGAGCAGGAGCACGTTGATATCTCGGGTGATAGCTTTTCTGATACTCCAGAGCGAACAGCGGAACAGGAAAAGGCCTGTTTATCTTCTCTGGATGAGGCTGTACCTGTTGTGCCGTCGGAAGAGTCCTTGGTGGCGTTCCAGGATTCCCTGCAGGAGGATGGAGAAGGACGTGCTGAGGAGTTAGTAGAGAAAGACGTATCGACTCCCGCGAAAGAGCGTGAGGGGGACGCTGTTGTTGATGAGCTGGCGTGTGCAACAGGGGAGGAAGTGCCGTTAGTGCCGACCACCTTGTCGACCACCTGGGATGTTTTTGAAGATGCAGATTCCTTTCCTGAACTCAAAGATTTTGTTCGCCAAATTTCTGGAACGCAACAGGATGATTCTCCTCTTACTATGCCGCCTGCTGATTTTGTGAAGCAGGTTAGGTTTCCCACTCTTTCTTCACCAGATCCTAGGAAAATTAAGGAGCAACTCGATAAGGCACGGCAAAAAGAAAGGGATATTCTTTTTTGGAAAGCAGAACATGAGCAGGAAGAACCGCCTGATATTCAACCGTGGGGGGATGAGAAGCGTAACCGTTCAACGTTGTGGATACTTTTTTTTCTATTGGGCCTCGTTTCTGTTTTTTTTCTCTGGCTTTTTGTTTTTCGAGATCAGGAAATATATCGTGGAAAAGAAATAAAACCAAATTCCGCTCCTTCAGAGATCAATAAGGGAGTGCCTCCTTTGATTCAGGACATAGTACCTGAGAGAAAAGAGGGTGAGCGAGCAAAGAGTCTTCAAAAAAGTAAACCTGAATCGCCCGTTGTGCATTCACCGACTTTGTCGGAGTCGAAATTGGCCGTGGAAGATCAATCTGCCCAAGCGACTTCTGAACAAATATCAACAGGTAGTCCGGTTGAGGGATTCCCTGAAAAGATAAAGCATGGTTCAGAGATTTTTTCAGAAAATGATGGGAAGCAGCAAAGAACGACGGATCCTAAGGAGCTGGGACAGGAACAGGGTGAAGAAGACCTCGTCGAGAGTGTTCATGAGGATAATGAGAAGCCAGAGGCTCGGACCTCAGGTCACGTGTCTGATACTTCAGATGATGGTGTAGCTGATGATGTTACACCAAAGAGTGCTGTGGCTGTGAAGAAAGGGTTTGTTGAGGGCGCAATCGGCACTTCCTCTGATGATGGTGAAAAGGGGAGTAACGTTCCAGAGAGAGTTCCAGAGGGAGTTACAGCGGCATCACAGAAGAGGGGAAAAGTTGCCGAGGATTTTGCCCAAGCCAAGGTTGACGAAAAAAGAGTAGAGCAGCAATTGCCTGCCTCGGTTGCGCATTCTTCTCAGAATATTTCAGCAAATATCGTCGGGGATGGTCAAGAGGTTCAAGAGACTCAAGAGACTGCGGTCAAAAGTCTACCCGAAGTAGGAGTTGTCGGCTTGGCTGGCGATCAGAGCAAAGAGAGAGTGGAAGACAGGGCAACTGTGTCGAAGGGTGAAAAAGATCTTTTCGGGAATGTTTCTGAGGATGATGAGAAGCCAGAAGCTCTGTCCTCAGATCACGTGTCTGATACTTCAGATGATGGTGTAGCTGATGATGTTACACCAAAGAGTGCTGTGGCTGTGAAGAAAGGGTTTGTTGAGGGCGCAATCGGCACTTCCTCTGATGATGGCGAAGAGGAGAGTCAGGGTGATAGCGTTCCAGAGAGAGTTTCAGAGGGAGTTCCAGCGGCATCAGGGAAGAGGGGAAAAGTTGCCGAGGAGGTTGCCCAAGCCAAGGTTGACGAAAAAAGAGTAGAGCAGCAATTGCCTGCCTCGGTTGCACATTCTTCTCAGGATATTTCAGCAAATATCGTCGGGGATGGTCAAGAGGTTCAAGAGACTCAAGAGACTGCGGTCAAAAGTCTACCCGAAGTAGGAGTTGTCGGCTTGGCTGGAGATCAGAGCAAAGAGAGAACGACCCTAGCTGATCAGCAAAAAACACTATTGATGTCCCCCATAAACGGCACGTCTACTCATCATACCGTGAGCAAGGGGGATACGCTCTGGGAAATTTCTGAGCAATATACCGGTAGCGGTTTTAATTACCCTGATGTTGCAAAGAAAAATAAAATTACCAACCCAGACCTTATTTATCCCAACCAACAGGTGACATTGCCTGCTAAGAAATAA
- a CDS encoding ion channel: protein MKKRLKQLYFFLQRENLLHLFAVIFAITLVSSALIAWFEPEVSFSSGIWWSIVTLTTVGYGDISPATPAGRVLAVLVMFFGIGLLGMLSAGLATMLISRKMRENRGMSPSTVENHIIICEWNHRAKAILKELRADPQTEQAPMVLVADIEEIPVDDPDLFFIRGVVCEETLEKANLEKAQTIIVLGDDTAEATARDAKVVLTTLTIESMNPDVYSVVELVDKKNEQHCLRANADEIIIGSELSSHLIASAASDHGISRVVTELLSSRYGNELYSMPVPAEMAGKKYLDIFIAMKTEHNVTVFGIQKGRAGVFLPNPDADYPVIAEDLLLVISKDRVKK, encoded by the coding sequence ATGAAAAAAAGATTGAAGCAGTTGTATTTTTTTCTCCAACGGGAGAATCTGCTGCATCTCTTTGCAGTCATTTTTGCGATTACTTTGGTGAGCAGTGCTTTGATAGCCTGGTTTGAACCGGAGGTCTCCTTTTCTAGTGGGATATGGTGGAGCATTGTCACTCTGACCACAGTGGGATACGGTGATATTTCGCCAGCAACACCGGCGGGACGAGTGCTGGCTGTCCTTGTGATGTTTTTCGGTATTGGTCTGCTCGGTATGCTCAGTGCGGGTCTTGCCACGATGTTAATTAGCAGGAAGATGAGAGAGAACAGGGGAATGAGCCCTTCTACAGTTGAAAATCATATTATTATTTGCGAGTGGAACCATCGGGCAAAGGCTATTCTGAAGGAGTTGCGGGCTGATCCCCAGACCGAGCAGGCCCCGATGGTTCTTGTTGCTGATATTGAAGAAATACCGGTTGACGACCCGGACCTGTTCTTTATTCGAGGGGTGGTCTGTGAGGAAACCCTGGAAAAGGCCAATCTGGAAAAAGCACAGACGATTATCGTACTGGGCGATGATACGGCAGAGGCCACGGCCCGAGATGCCAAGGTCGTGCTCACCACCTTGACCATTGAAAGCATGAATCCTGATGTTTACAGTGTGGTTGAGTTGGTTGATAAAAAGAATGAGCAGCATTGCCTTCGCGCCAATGCGGATGAAATTATTATCGGCAGCGAATTGAGCAGTCATCTGATAGCCAGTGCAGCCTCGGATCATGGTATCAGCAGGGTTGTCACGGAATTATTGAGCAGTCGCTATGGCAATGAGCTCTACTCCATGCCGGTCCCCGCAGAGATGGCTGGTAAGAAATATTTGGATATTTTTATTGCGATGAAGACGGAACATAATGTCACTGTGTTCGGTATTCAGAAGGGAAGGGCCGGAGTCTTTCTTCCAAATCCTGACGCTGACTACCCTGTGATAGCAGAGGATCTTCTGCTGGTCATTTCCAAAGACAGAGTTAAAAAATAA
- a CDS encoding toprim domain-containing protein, which yields MNFNTKTTQNNVSEHQYDESKIKTLSSLEHIRKRPGMYIGRLGNGSDPDDGIYILLKEVIDNAVDEYIMGYGKQVDISIDENGRCQVRDYGRGIPLGKVVECVSVINTGAKYNTDVFQFSVGLNGVGTKAVNALSEQFTVCAFRKGCFKKALFEHGTLVHEEEGETEEKDGTLIEFLPDTASFPRYSFDMHYVDQRLWRYAYLNAGLILYLDAPSLQEATEEEKAGNAKPAKKKYYSAKGLLDLLHKELGDRGIYPPIQFSETALEFAFTHTDDYSETYYSFVNGTYTSEGGTHLSAFREGILKGVNEFSDKKYTGKDVRDGIVGTLAVKVQEPVFESQTKNKLGNTDVKSWIVNAVRDAVATYLYKFPENTEIFLDKIQRNERIRKELQSVRKEAKAKAKKIAFKIPQLKDCKHHPSRHNPSKKGRENMIFITEGQSAAGSIVSSRDPMTQAVFSLKGKPMNVFGQRLDILYKNDEMYSLMRGLNVEDSIADLRFDKIILATDADVDGLHIRNLLLTFFLHYFEPLIKLGHVYILETPIFRARNKKQTIYCYSTQEKEEAINILKGRGNAASVEVTRFKGLGEISPPEFKQFIGSDMRILPVQLDSLSEVGQVLSFYMGKNTPDRRQYIMEHLVLRPV from the coding sequence ATGAATTTCAACACAAAAACTACTCAAAATAACGTGTCAGAACATCAATACGACGAATCGAAAATCAAGACCCTCAGTTCCCTGGAACATATCCGCAAACGTCCCGGCATGTACATCGGCCGGCTCGGCAACGGATCTGACCCTGATGACGGCATCTATATCCTGCTCAAAGAAGTGATCGACAATGCCGTGGATGAATACATCATGGGGTACGGCAAACAGGTTGATATCTCCATTGATGAAAACGGTCGCTGTCAGGTGCGGGATTACGGGCGCGGCATCCCGCTGGGTAAGGTTGTGGAATGTGTGTCTGTTATCAACACCGGGGCCAAGTACAACACGGATGTCTTTCAATTTTCCGTGGGACTGAACGGAGTGGGAACCAAGGCGGTCAACGCGCTTTCCGAGCAGTTTACGGTCTGCGCCTTTCGCAAGGGGTGCTTTAAAAAGGCCCTCTTTGAACACGGCACCCTTGTTCATGAGGAGGAAGGAGAGACAGAGGAGAAAGATGGCACGCTGATCGAATTCCTGCCAGACACAGCTTCTTTTCCCCGCTATTCTTTTGACATGCACTATGTTGATCAACGCTTATGGCGTTACGCCTATCTTAACGCGGGCCTGATCTTGTATCTTGATGCGCCGAGCTTGCAGGAGGCAACAGAAGAGGAAAAAGCAGGGAATGCCAAGCCTGCAAAGAAAAAATACTATTCAGCAAAGGGGCTCCTTGACCTGCTGCACAAAGAACTTGGCGACAGGGGGATCTATCCTCCTATCCAGTTTTCTGAAACCGCTTTAGAGTTCGCCTTCACCCATACAGACGATTATAGCGAGACCTATTATTCCTTTGTCAATGGTACCTATACTTCCGAAGGCGGAACCCATCTTTCCGCCTTTCGCGAGGGAATACTGAAAGGAGTTAACGAATTCTCGGACAAAAAATACACGGGAAAAGATGTGCGGGATGGCATTGTCGGCACCCTTGCCGTTAAGGTGCAGGAACCCGTTTTCGAATCGCAAACAAAGAATAAGTTAGGAAATACCGATGTAAAAAGCTGGATCGTCAATGCTGTCCGAGATGCTGTAGCCACCTATCTGTACAAATTCCCGGAAAACACGGAGATCTTCCTGGATAAGATCCAACGGAATGAGCGCATTCGCAAAGAATTACAATCCGTGCGCAAGGAGGCCAAGGCCAAAGCCAAAAAAATCGCTTTCAAGATTCCGCAGCTCAAGGACTGCAAACATCATCCTTCCCGACACAATCCGTCAAAAAAAGGTCGGGAAAATATGATCTTTATCACTGAGGGTCAATCCGCTGCTGGCTCCATTGTTTCTTCCCGCGACCCCATGACCCAGGCCGTGTTTTCCCTCAAAGGAAAGCCCATGAACGTCTTTGGCCAGCGCCTTGACATTCTGTATAAAAACGACGAAATGTACTCTCTTATGCGGGGTTTGAATGTCGAGGATTCCATTGCCGACCTGCGTTTTGACAAGATTATCCTCGCAACCGATGCTGATGTGGACGGGCTGCATATCCGCAATCTTCTCCTCACCTTTTTTCTCCATTATTTTGAACCGCTGATCAAACTCGGTCATGTCTACATCCTAGAGACCCCTATTTTTCGAGCGAGAAACAAGAAGCAGACCATCTATTGCTATTCTACTCAGGAAAAGGAAGAGGCGATCAATATTCTAAAGGGCCGGGGTAATGCTGCCTCAGTGGAGGTTACCCGTTTTAAAGGACTCGGGGAAATTTCACCACCGGAGTTCAAGCAGTTCATCGGATCGGATATGCGAATTTTGCCGGTACAGCTGGACAGCCTGTCTGAAGTCGGTCAGGTACTCAGTTTTTACATGGGGAAAAACACGCCTGATCGTCGTCAGTATATTATGGAGCATCTGGTGTTGCGACCGGTGTGA